The segment GACTGATTTTCCCGAAGCGATTACTTTTCCATTTTGAATAAGTAGTGTTCCGTTTTTTATTTTTTCTGAAGGCGTTACAAATAAGGTTGCATTTGTAAAGGCTGTGTAGTTGTTGTTTTCTTCTTTTACACCATCGTTTTTAGGAAAATATTCCTGAGCGAAAATGAAGGATGAAAAAAAGCAGCAAAAGAGGAGGAACGTAATTTTTCTCATTAATATACGAGTTTTTAATTTTTAGAATCCTAAAGATATGAGTAGTCATTACATTTTAATAGGGGAAAACCTAATTTTAACAAAGCGTTAAGACTTTTAAAACGGCTTGTCCTCAAAATAATTAACAACCAAAGCTACCATATAGTTGTAGCTCATAATTCCTTTTGATTGGTTATTAGCTTTCAAAAAGTAATTGTAAAAATGTTTTGAAAATACTTCAAACGGGTTTTCATAATTGGCCCAAAAGTCACGCATTTCTTTGTAGCTGGCCAAAATACCGGGATTAATGGTCGTTAATAATTGATGATAGGTATCTATATCTCTACGAGCAATTTCATTCACACAATAGCGAAGGGCAAAAATATAGCCGGAATATTGTATAAATTTATCATCACTGTTTAAGGTAGCTAAGGTTGCGATAAAATTAGCTTCGTTTTCAGCCGCATATCCAATTTGATGAGCCTGTTCGTGGCAACTCACTACTGGAAATTTATAGGTTTTAATTAAGTTGTTTACTTGTGCTTCGCCTGAAAATGGGTTTAAATAACCACTATATCCCATATAGGTTAATCCTAAGCTCCAGCCGCTTTTTTTAATGCTTTTTGGGGAATATTCTAACTTCGGAAATTGACCCTCCAAGTTCTTATACCCTTTGTCTGAAATATCAAAAACTTCTTGTTGTGTAAATGGTAAATCGATTTTTACACTGTCTGCATAACCTAGCTGTCGATGCATTTGGTTCGATTTTGCAATTAAGCGTTGGGTGGTTTCAATAAGTTCTTCCGTAGTATAATCAGCTTCAATACCGATGGATTTATGAAGTGGCAGGCGGTAATAATTAAAGCCCCAAAGTATATGGAACATAAAATACACCACCGAAATAGCTGCGGTAATATCCAGAAAGAAACCAAGAGGCTGCTTCCAAATTCTTTTAAAATTTAGAAAAAGCCAACGTATGGCTACAATTGAAATTAATACATAAAACAAATCGCCAACCGAAAAAGGAACCCAACCAAATAAATATCGAGAAGCTTTGGTAATGATTGGGTAGACACCTAAACTGTAATATTTTTCTACAAATTCAGGGAAATATTT is part of the Marixanthomonas ophiurae genome and harbors:
- a CDS encoding DUF3810 domain-containing protein, coding for MQKKRTQLILTLLLLVQIFALQLLKYFPEFVEKYYSLGVYPIITKASRYLFGWVPFSVGDLFYVLISIVAIRWLFLNFKRIWKQPLGFFLDITAAISVVYFMFHILWGFNYYRLPLHKSIGIEADYTTEELIETTQRLIAKSNQMHRQLGYADSVKIDLPFTQQEVFDISDKGYKNLEGQFPKLEYSPKSIKKSGWSLGLTYMGYSGYLNPFSGEAQVNNLIKTYKFPVVSCHEQAHQIGYAAENEANFIATLATLNSDDKFIQYSGYIFALRYCVNEIARRDIDTYHQLLTTINPGILASYKEMRDFWANYENPFEVFSKHFYNYFLKANNQSKGIMSYNYMVALVVNYFEDKPF